One genomic segment of Gymnogyps californianus isolate 813 chromosome 8, ASM1813914v2, whole genome shotgun sequence includes these proteins:
- the DR1 gene encoding protein Dr1, with product MASSSGNDDDLTIPRAAINKMIKETLPNVRVANDARELVVNCCTEFIHLISSEANEICNKSEKKTISPEHVIQALESLGFGSYITEVKEVLQECKTVALKRRKASSRLENLGIPEEELLRQQQELFAKARQQQAELAQQEWLQMQQAAQQAQLAAASASASNQAGSSQDEDDEDDI from the exons ATGGCCTCGTCGTCGGGCAACGACGACGACCTCACCATCCCCAGGGCTGCCATCAACAAGATGATCAAAGAAACGCTCCCCAACGTCCGCGTGGCAAATGATGCCCGGGAGCTGGTGGTAAACTGCTGCACTGAATTCATCCACCTCATCTCCTCCGAGGCCAACGAGATCTGCAACAAATCGGAGAAGAAAACCATCTCCCCAGAGCATGTCATACAAG caCTAGAAAGTTTGGGGTTTGGCTCCTATATCACTGAAGTAAAAGAAGTCTTACAAGAATGCAAAACAGTAGCactaaagagaagaaaggccAGTTCACGCTTGGAGAACCTCGGCATTCCGGAAGAAGAGCTTCTAAGGCAGCAACAGGAATTATTTGCAAAA GCTAGACAACAGCAAGCAGAACTGGCGCAGCAGGAATGGCTACAGATGCAACAAGCAGCTCAACAGGCACAGCTTGCTGCTGCCTCAGCCAGTGCATCCAATCAGGCAGGATCCTCTCaggatgaagatgatgaagatgatATCTGA
- the LOC127019129 gene encoding retinol dehydrogenase 8-like, giving the protein MARRNVLITGCSSGIGLALAEKMAKDEQKRFKVYATMRNLAKKEPLEEAAGRRLGKTLEIKQLDVCDEQSIKACVNSIPDRRIDVLVSNAGMGLIGPIECQTIDEMKTVMDTNFFGLVRLLKEILPDMKRRKSGHIVIISSVMGIQGILFNDVYAASKFAVEGFCESLAIQALKFKLQLSLIEPGPVVTEFERKVFEDGMKMDLSAADEETAEMFTNIYLKNYKQIFQSLGQSAEDVAEHTVKIILAENPPFRHQTNTLYTPMTTLKYADPNGDLPIDIFYKMVFHHDKIFSASLNFIKLLRWRSRKSFDLGKPSQ; this is encoded by the exons ATGGCAAGAAGAAATGTTCTCATTACAGGTTGCTCCTCAGGAATTGGACTGGCATTAGctgaaaaaatggcaaaagatgaacagaaaagatttaaag TGTATGCCACAATGCGGAATCTGGCTAAGAAAGAGCCACTTGAGGAAGCTGCAGGTCGCAGGCTGGGCAAAACCCTCGAAATTAAACAACTGGATGTCTGTGATGAACAGTCTATTAAAGCTTGTGTGAATAGTATCCCTGACAGAAGGATTGATGTCCTAG TTAGCAATGCTGGAATGGGACTCATTGGACCTATAGAATGTCAGACCAtagatgaaatgaaaactgtgaTGGATACCAACTTCTTCGGACTGGTTCGACTCCTGAAGGAGATTTTGCCTGAcatgaagaggagaaagagcgGGCATATAGTTATAATAAGCAGTGTTATGGGAATACAAG GTATCTTATTTAATGATGTTTATGCTGCATCTAAGTTTGCTGTGGAAGGATTCTGCGAGAGTTTAGCTATACAAGCACTCAAGTTCAAACTGCA GTTAAGTCTGATTGAACCAGGCCCAGTAGTTACagagtttgaaagaaaagtgtttgaaGATGGAATGAAAATGGATCTTTCAGCTGCAGATGAGGAAACAGCTGAGATGTTTACTAATATTTAccttaaaaattacaaacaaattTTCCAGAGCCTGGGACAAAGTGCTGAAGATGTTGCAGAG CATACAGTAAAGATAATTCTTGCAGAAAATCCACCGTTTCGCCATCAGACCAACACTTTGTATACTCCGATGACGACTCTGAAATACGCAGATCCAAACGGAGATCTGCCCATTGATATATTCTACAAAATGGTTTTTCATCATGACAAAATCTTCAGTGCAAGTCTTAACTTTATCAAGTTGCTAAGGTGGAGAAGTAGAAAGAGCTTTGACCTGGGAAAACCCTCACAATAA